In Thermococcus chitonophagus, the genomic stretch CGACGACCCCAACACCAACATTCTCTAAGGCATTGACTATTCTCTCGACTAGAGAGGCCTCGAGCTCGTTGACCTTCGTAGATTCTCCCTCTTCGTGGACAATCAACACCACCGGGTAGTCAGGATCAAGCACGAAGCCCAGGAACTCATCCTTTCCGGCCCTCCTCAAAGCATCTAAAACCTCTTTCTTGGGCTTCTTTGCACTCCTGAGCTCTATCCCATCGAAGGAGTAGAAGAGCTCGGTGTGCAACCTAGCTAGGGTCTGAGGTAGCCTATAAGTTTCCTTAAGCCTGTACATCGGCAGTAGCTCATCCTTCTTCCCGTTCAGCTTTGGCGGATCCCTGCCTAGAATTCTCCTGAATCTCTTAAGCTCCCTCCCATCTAACTCTCCCCTGAGGAACCTCACGAAGTTTAAGGCCGAGAGGAATGGGAAGTGCCTCTCTATGGTCTTCCTGTCCTCGAGCTCCCACTCATGAACCTGTATTGGCTGCATCTGCCTGTGGTCTCCAACTAGGAGGACTTGACCTCTGGCTTTAGAAGTGGCAAGGAGGAACATGGGAAGATCCATCATGCTGGCCTCGTCCACTACAACCAAATCAACACCCTTAACGTTCTTGAGCAATCTGTGGGCCGTTTGAGGGGTTGCGAAGAGTATCTCGACCTTCCCACCACCGAAGAGGCTCATTTGACCTGACGAAAACTTGATCTCCTTGAACACGTAATCAACTTCCACGCCGAGATCCTTCCTTATGACCTCGATCGCTTCCTCACCAGAAACTCCTCTGAGCAGCCGAACTCTATCCAGTAGGGGAAACTTACCCTTCATATCCTGGATCAGCCTGTAAGTCCTCAGGAGAACCTCGTTCACGGCTCTGTGAGAGAGGCCGGTAACAAGGAAGAGGGCACTTCTTCCCTTCTTGAGTGTGGCGTAGGCCCTAGCGAGTATGGCGGGGGCCAAGGCTCCGGAAGTTTTCCCGGTTCCTGGGGGACCCTGGAGGGTTACCAGCCTATGCCTCACGTCCGAAGCGAAGGCCCTCTGCTCTTCGTTTAAATGCTCAATGCTTGCCAAGAACTCCTCAACGGAGCTTTCATCCCACAGATCAACGGTAACGTCGACTTCAGGGTTGTCCTCGTATAGGTTCCTGAGCAGATCGTAGATCACGTGGTTATCTATGTTTTCGAGGATCTCAAAGGCCCTAGACATGCCTATGTCATCGATTGCTGGATCTAAGACCAGATAGTTACCGGCCCTGACCTTCACGCCGTTGATTACAACCTCACCGTTCATGCACTTATAGCCAAAGTGGGGGAAGGTAAACTTCATCCTCCGAAGTGAGATGAGCTTTATAACAATGCCTCCATGCTTGTGGTCTATTGCCTCAACTATTCCCAGGGGCATCCTCCTTATTATTCTGGCCGGATCATCCTCTCCCAAGCTGTCAAGGGGAGTTACAACCACCCATGAATCTTCATCTATATCGACCAAAACTTCATCAGGTGAGTACCTGGCAAATCCATTCTCTCCGGGAATTACGAGCTGGCCCCATATCCTGCACTCTCTGCCCTTCTCTACCTTAGTCACCTTGACTATGGCCGTCTTCTCCGAGTAAGCTCTAACGTCGAGGGGAAGCCTGTAGTACTTTTCGAGCATTCCCCTTCTCGAGTGGAATTCAAGGAGGAGGTACTCCATTAGAACCTTGGCCAAAGAGCCATCCTCCATGTCGAAGTTCTCCAGCTCGTCCCTCTTAATGGGTTCCTTCTTCACGAATCCATCCTTGTACCTCTCATCTATCCCCTTCTCTATCGTTGCCATGGCCTCAACTACCTGCCCCAGGATGTCGTGAAGGCCCAAGGCTATCTCCTCGCTATTGGAATTGCTCATCTCAACGAGGGCCTTCCAGAACGGCGTGAATGGAAGCTCAGCATCATCCCTATTTATCACGGGATAGAGGGGCTCCTCGAGCGGGTTATGTCGGGTAACGCTCTCCAGCTTTCCCAGGAAGAGCCTCCCATTGCTCTTCCACGCCAATACCTTAAAAATGTCCTCAAAGAGCCTGTTACTCCTCCATCTGTAGCCGAACTGTATTGATACCGGAATTATTCCGAGGCCCTGGGCGAAGGGGAGGGCATGCCTCTCTATGAGCTCATCTGTTAGAATAGAAAAGCCCTCCCAGTCTATGGCCCTCCTCAAGCTCAGGATTGCCCTTATGGGCTTGCTCCACCAGAGATTGTAATGCCTCCTGAGTGCATCAACTAGGCTCTCCCTCTGACCCCTCGTGTAGAAGTAGAGGTGTAGGTATATATCCTCGCTGGGAGAAAGATCCTTTATTGTGTTTATTAAATCCTTGAAGAACCTTTCCAGCATCTTTGCTTCCTCTTCGAGACCTGTCTGAACCTCAATAGGTGCCTCCTCCACGATCTCAGATATTATCCTCTCCTCTTTAAGACCCTTAATCCCTCTAGGACCCTTAACAAGGGCCGAAATTCCAATGAGAGTTTCAGTTATAGGACTTTTCTGGACGTATATGAAGACCTTAACCAGGTCTTTGTAGTACTCTCCCCTCTCTTTGGGAAGGTTGTAGCCCGAGCCTGGGATATACAGTCTTTCAACCCTTCCGCCCCTCTCCATGAGAACAGCCTGAGCTATCCTTGAGAGCCTGACGATGTTAAGGCCCGTCCTCCTCGCTATCTCCTTAACTGCATCCCTGTTCCTCACCTCGGGCTCCCTAAAATCGACGGGACTGTTTGAGGGGAAGGAGAAGAGGTTAGCTAAGTCCTGAATGTCCCTAACACCGTTCTCAACGAGCACTCTCTTCTCCCCTGGGGCCACGCCCAGTAGCCCAAGATCCCCGGTGCTTAAAGCTTGAGAAAGGCAGAGGGCTTCAAACTGGCATGTGGTGCATCTAACGGTTATCCACGGCTCAACTTCCCTGAAGTCCCTCGATAGCGTATCCTCGATCGTGAACACGAACTCAAGGACGTCATCAGGGAACTTGAGAAAGTTGGCAGGCCATGGAGCATTATCCCTTGTAACTACCGAGAGGTTTATCTCTCCATCAATAAGCTTTGAGAGGAGCATTGAATATATGACGGCTTGAACCCTGTGAGGTAGCTTTTCCTCCTTGGTGAACTTCGTTTCAAGGAGGTAATACTTTCTCCCACGCTTAGCGATAAAGTCGGCCCTCCCCTTTATTTTGAACTTCCCTATCTCTCCAGTCAAGGGGGCCTGATAAACTAGAACGTTTTCATGCGACCCCAGGATTTTTAAGAGAGTCTTAACAGCGTCATATTCGCTCTCAAATTCAATTATACCCCCAGGGTTGTGTTTTTCAAACCACTTCTTCGTTACTGTATCCTCCCCTTTCCTAAAGAAGCCATAAATTGCCTCAAACTCACCCTTAAGAGCCCCCAATATCTGGAGCTCGAACTCCTCACCCCACTTAGCCAGCTCCCTATCTTCAGTCTCTTTCTTCCTAATAATTCCCTCGTATTCCCTTAGCTCGCCTTTTTTCCTCTTTTGAAGGAATATCATGAACCTGGGGCAGTGATCAAGCTCGAAGAACCTAGCTATCTCGCTTGGATGAAGCTCTATCATGCTACTAAAAACTCAAGAAGAGAATAAAAGAGTTACTCAAGCCAGATTTCAATCCTCTGCTTGCCCCTTCCAATGCTGGAGCGCTTAAGCTTCTTTATGTGGCCGATTTCCCTGATGTCCTTAACGTGGGTTCCACCGCAGGGGATTACCTCGAAGTCTCTTATCTGCGTGTACCTCGTCTCTCCCTCCCACCAGATCTTCATCTCGCCGCCCTCGTCAACGTACTTGTTGAAGAGCTCAATTATCTTCTCCTTGTACTTGTTGATGTTCTCAGGGTAGGCTATATCGTACCTTCCCTTCTCGACACTCATCCCAGAGCCAACGAGCTCCCACTTTCCATATCCCAATACTTCGTTCAGAACGTGCTCAAGTAGGTGGAGTGCAGAGTGGATCCTCATGAGCTTATAGCGGTAGTCCCAGTCTATCTTGAGCTCAACTTCATCTCCAACCTTGAACTTCTCCGGCTCTTTAACCACGTGCCACACGTTTCCATCTTCGTCCTTGTACACATCTAAAACCTCAACGCCGTTTATAGTCCCCCTATCGTGGGGCTGTCCACCGCCAGTTGGGTAGAATATCGTCTGATCTAAAAGCAGAGCATTGT encodes the following:
- a CDS encoding AAA domain-containing protein, whose translation is MIELHPSEIARFFELDHCPRFMIFLQKRKKGELREYEGIIRKKETEDRELAKWGEEFELQILGALKGEFEAIYGFFRKGEDTVTKKWFEKHNPGGIIEFESEYDAVKTLLKILGSHENVLVYQAPLTGEIGKFKIKGRADFIAKRGRKYYLLETKFTKEEKLPHRVQAVIYSMLLSKLIDGEINLSVVTRDNAPWPANFLKFPDDVLEFVFTIEDTLSRDFREVEPWITVRCTTCQFEALCLSQALSTGDLGLLGVAPGEKRVLVENGVRDIQDLANLFSFPSNSPVDFREPEVRNRDAVKEIARRTGLNIVRLSRIAQAVLMERGGRVERLYIPGSGYNLPKERGEYYKDLVKVFIYVQKSPITETLIGISALVKGPRGIKGLKEERIISEIVEEAPIEVQTGLEEEAKMLERFFKDLINTIKDLSPSEDIYLHLYFYTRGQRESLVDALRRHYNLWWSKPIRAILSLRRAIDWEGFSILTDELIERHALPFAQGLGIIPVSIQFGYRWRSNRLFEDIFKVLAWKSNGRLFLGKLESVTRHNPLEEPLYPVINRDDAELPFTPFWKALVEMSNSNSEEIALGLHDILGQVVEAMATIEKGIDERYKDGFVKKEPIKRDELENFDMEDGSLAKVLMEYLLLEFHSRRGMLEKYYRLPLDVRAYSEKTAIVKVTKVEKGRECRIWGQLVIPGENGFARYSPDEVLVDIDEDSWVVVTPLDSLGEDDPARIIRRMPLGIVEAIDHKHGGIVIKLISLRRMKFTFPHFGYKCMNGEVVINGVKVRAGNYLVLDPAIDDIGMSRAFEILENIDNHVIYDLLRNLYEDNPEVDVTVDLWDESSVEEFLASIEHLNEEQRAFASDVRHRLVTLQGPPGTGKTSGALAPAILARAYATLKKGRSALFLVTGLSHRAVNEVLLRTYRLIQDMKGKFPLLDRVRLLRGVSGEEAIEVIRKDLGVEVDYVFKEIKFSSGQMSLFGGGKVEILFATPQTAHRLLKNVKGVDLVVVDEASMMDLPMFLLATSKARGQVLLVGDHRQMQPIQVHEWELEDRKTIERHFPFLSALNFVRFLRGELDGRELKRFRRILGRDPPKLNGKKDELLPMYRLKETYRLPQTLARLHTELFYSFDGIELRSAKKPKKEVLDALRRAGKDEFLGFVLDPDYPVVLIVHEEGESTKVNELEASLVERIVNALENVGVGVVVPYRAQKRLIRSRIDVQVDTVERFQGGEKDVIIVSMTSSDPAYLSKVMDFLYDPNRLNVAASRAKEKLIMIASRNIFTLTPRDLDTFELVRPWKRFYVRMREGERFEWKVGDVRVEAYRMK
- a CDS encoding alanyl-tRNA editing protein — encoded protein: MTRKLYYEDAYLKEAKAKVLEIKDNALLLDQTIFYPTGGGQPHDRGTINGVEVLDVYKDEDGNVWHVVKEPEKFKVGDEVELKIDWDYRYKLMRIHSALHLLEHVLNEVLGYGKWELVGSGMSVEKGRYDIAYPENINKYKEKIIELFNKYVDEGGEMKIWWEGETRYTQIRDFEVIPCGGTHVKDIREIGHIKKLKRSSIGRGKQRIEIWLE